Within Marispirochaeta aestuarii, the genomic segment GGGGCAGGACCCTGGGGGGGCGGCAGCTTCTGATCGCCTCCCCGGAAAACGGTGAAGCACCATGACGGAGAGGGTCTTTCTCCGAGGCGTGGATATCTTTTCTACCCTTTGTGCCGAAGAACTGGAGATCCTTGCAGGCCTGCTGAAGCGTCGTCTTTTACGGAGGGGTGAACTCCTTTTTTCGGAAGGTGATGACGGGGAAGAGATGTTCATCGTCGAAAGCGGCAGGATGGGAGTAAGCGTAGCCCTTGAAAAGGGGGGAGACCTGGAGGTCGCGGAGTTCGGCCCCCGGGAGTTCTTCGGAGAAATGTCGATCTTTGAAGGCGAACCCCGCTCCGCCAGCTGCAAGGCAAAAGAGGACTGCTCTCTCTTCAGTCTGAAAGCCGGGGATTTCTTCAGCCTGGCGGAGCGGTATCCTGAAACTTCAAACAGAATAATGCATCGTATGCTGAACATAACCGCCCGGAGGCTCCGGAATACGAACCGCTTTCTGACGGAAATGGTAAGCTGGGGAGAATCCGCCCGGAAACGTGCTGTAACCGACGAGCTGACCGGCCTGTACAACCGGGGCTTCTTTGATGTCAGCCTCAAGCGCACGATTTCCGAAGCCCTCAGTGCGGGAGAGCCCCTGTGCCTTGCCATGGCGGACCTCGACGGCTTCGGCAGGCTGAACAGCCTCCACGGAGAGGAAACATGCAACCTGGTAATCCGGAAGGCGGCGGAGGTTTTCCGTCAGGGTTTCTCCGACGGGGATATCCTGACCCGTTACGGAGGGGATGAGTTCGCCTTTATTCTGCCGGGACGAAACTTGCGGGAAGCAAAGGAGTTATGCGATGATATATGCAGAAGAATGCAATCCCTCAGAATCGAGACGAATCGGAACCGGGAGTCTATACTGTTAAGTACGAGCATCGGTATAGCGGCCCTTTCCGACAGGACCTCCTTCGATGAGGACCTGGTAAAGATGGCGGATGAAGCATTGTACAGAGCCAAGGAAACAGGCCGCGGCCGGGCTCTCAGTTACAGCGGGGGACAAGGGGTGATGAGAAAAAGTGACATTCCGAGCATTGCCGCAAAAAACAGAATAGTCCTGCGGATCATTGAGGCGCTGCTTCAAAGCCGCAACGTCCTGGTACTGGGACACAGGAACAGCGATGAAGACTGCATTGCTTCCATGGTGGCAATATCCCTTCTGGTAAAAAAGCTCAACAGAAACGTCTCCATTCTGCTGACCGAACAGATACATGAGCGATTTCACTACCTTCTGAATATCTGCCGCTACAACGCCATCCATGTTATACCGGACTGTTCCGGCGGGGCGGATGAAATCGATACCATCTGCGTTGTGGAT encodes:
- a CDS encoding diguanylate cyclase domain-containing protein; translation: MTERVFLRGVDIFSTLCAEELEILAGLLKRRLLRRGELLFSEGDDGEEMFIVESGRMGVSVALEKGGDLEVAEFGPREFFGEMSIFEGEPRSASCKAKEDCSLFSLKAGDFFSLAERYPETSNRIMHRMLNITARRLRNTNRFLTEMVSWGESARKRAVTDELTGLYNRGFFDVSLKRTISEALSAGEPLCLAMADLDGFGRLNSLHGEETCNLVIRKAAEVFRQGFSDGDILTRYGGDEFAFILPGRNLREAKELCDDICRRMQSLRIETNRNRESILLSTSIGIAALSDRTSFDEDLVKMADEALYRAKETGRGRALSYSGGQGVMRKSDIPSIAAKNRIVLRIIEALLQSRNVLVLGHRNSDEDCIASMVAISLLVKKLNRNVSILLTEQIHERFHYLLNICRYNAIHVIPDCSGGADEIDTICVVDTPKPEMLQICEGAQKLLASPRVRVIEFDHHLAADSAYIAPRETALVTTASSTCELIGFLALKMRCLRDRFEEIDGEDLFSRNFVLAVLTGIVGDSKMGKFIKNHRERWFYKLFSSRFSRMLSEKTHQTSSNLSSMEDIFKEITRLSQLEERCFKYFMKYRQSRGCIAYTVLDEEMTSPLPEETDIDLFVATARSVADALAEESGCLGMVAYHDPPEVSDLIQFRIRRSHSFQNFDLREILSAAGIENGGGHEGAIGFRIPKKEISDIREYCSHLTDIIIGLFTPPQGKVK